TTCGGACAATTTAGTTAGATAAATGGCAGGAGAGGGATCACCCCGTGTGGAAGTTGGAGAAAGATGATGGCAAATACATGAGACTTTAGGATATTCTCCCTCcacttcctttccccacaaaACCTcccattttacaaaattacaaatttcaCCAGGATAGATGCATTTTAAGGAAGAACGGTCTCTTTCCATTTCCTTCCCCAGTGAACACTCGGAGGAGGGGGCGTTTCCTCCCTATCCACTTTCCTCCAATCCCCTACATGTGGACATACTGtttctaattttttcatcCTCTTTTAAGGAAATTAACACCAACTCGACGTTATTTCTTCATAGGTGTAAAGACATCGGCTGCTTCGTGAGAGTTGGCACTATGCTCTCCACACGACATGGAAACCTTTACGGATGCTTGTCAGAACCCAAATGGCCAGAGAAAGACATGCCAGAAGATCTTATTCATAAATGAATAGCAAAGAGATATTTCTGCTTAAGAATATATTGCAAGCCTCTTTATCTATTTAGCTGCAAAATATGGTTCTAACAGTTCCCAATAAGATAAAACTTCAATATGTGAATATGCATTTGAGTGCATAAGGATACAATTCCCCTTGCATATGTTAGCAAGCACAGGTAGGTGGATTTGGAATTACCCAGATCTTATAGTGTCCCAGAAGTTGGCCTTTAGGCGATAAACTTTAAGATTCCTGCTTGCTGcaatattgaaattaatattagCTCAAGTGAGAACTAAACAGCCCATTGGAAGGAGGGCgcaaataaatgaaatggtAGTAGCAGCCATAACAAAGGACTCAGCTGGACAACGCAAAAATTCCACTTAACGCATCGAGTGCAAGAAGACCAGAAACAGATACTCGTGCTAATTCCTAAATACACGGCACCTAGATAAGAAAATGGTTGTTCAACACAAAATATTCTGTTGGAAGGCGACAGTGAAGTACCAATGAACCGGGAACTAGCATCAGAACCCAACTTAATCTATGCCCAAATTGGCCATATCGATTTTAAGAAACTACTCAACGGGCTCCTTATCAGCACATTTGGACCTTCAGTCATGAATGTGGCATTCTACTGGCAGGGCCCCAAAGAATTCTAAAGGTACAAGGGAATTCTAGAGTTGCAAGTTTGCTTTTTGGCGATTCCCAAGTAGCTAGTGTAACTGAAAGAAAGGAACGAACTTCATGACGAAAGGAATGAACTTCCGGGTACCTCTCACGAACCCTTGACCTGAACCGCGAGGAAACAGTGTCTGATTCGAGAGCTGACCGTGGCTGTCAAAACTGAGTGCAGGGAACCTGCAAGAATTGCCCGGAAGATCAGCGCTGAGACCAGAACTCCACGACCCAGAATGGAATGAAGGAAGATGGAATAGGAAGCAGCAAAAGATCCTTCGGGGAATCGACAGAAGGAAGAAGCACTCACAGTGAAGAGGGAGCAGCAACAGCAAGCAGATAGCGGGACGGCATGTTTCCTTGGCTCAGGTTCGCTtcgcttctctctctctctctctctctctctctctatacgTCTGAGCTTTTCTGCTACTCCCTTGCCGGTAACTTCTGATTATTTACCCGTTTGGCACGGAAGATTTGTACCTTTAGCTTTGGTCCTTCAACTTGTCGTGTATCTCATCTTGTACTGCTATTACTTATGGGAAAATTTTCATCTCGTGACCGTCACCATTTTTCTTAAACTTTATGATATACACATAAACTATTGAAATCTTTCCTATTTTATATTAaagtattaaaaataaaagtaaaaaattcgCCACTttatctaccaaaaaaaatacactaCTTTATTACCCCAAAAATCTCCTCTATTATCTCTTTctagaaataattattttttaagagttaaaaaattgagattttttttattcggaGCCGTCATCCAAttgcatttaaaaaaaaaagtccatcattaaaaaaaaaaaaaaaaggtcgaGCATACCCAATCTTTGAACTCCAAGTGAAAGCGTGATTTGCTAGCCAATATGCGTGCATCTTCCCTTCTCAATACACATGCTCTGTCGCTCTGAACCAATCCAGATGACACAATGCATGGATATCTCTAAACAATGCACGGAAGCAATAAATGGCAGACGACCTTTGAGTCTATCTCTAGCATTAGCTTCCTTACTCCCAGGTCCCATGCCAAACTCGAGACATATATTGACCGCCCACTGCTCAATTACAATAGAAACGGTGATTCCGATGTTTTGAGTAAAAACCGCCAAGCCATCTACCATGTTCATCTCTAACCAAAGCTTCATTGCCCCTATCTATGTTTCTACGATGGCCCAAGAACACGCTCATGGCCTCGGctggaagcagtaaatatcAAACCACCTCCGAGTTAGATTCAAGCATCAACTTCCTTACTCCCAAGTCCCATGTCAACTCGAGATCTATCTTGACCGCTGACAGCTCAGTTGCGATAGAAACGGTGATTCCAATATTTTGAGTAAAACCGCCAAGCCATCTACCATGTTCATCTCAAATGAGACCTCCAGAATTTCCTTTCACCGCATTATCCGTGAGTCAACTTGCACCATTCACGATAGGGTTTACTCCATCCCACATCCCCCCTTTCCCGCGCATGCTAGGTCACTAGATGTTGGATTGGGATTACATGAGGTCGGATCCATCTGTAACCCAAAAGCATAAGTTAACGGGTTACTTTGCCTCACCACATGTAAAGCCCCATCCACGGGGTCAGTGTGGGATAATTATTTATCTCCCCGCCCATTACTTCCAACACTGGATAGCTTCGACCGAGATTGCATTAGCATAGCCGCTAGCCATTTAAAGATGAGCCCTGCACATTCATAAGGCCATGTAAATTGAGGATCGAACATTTCCAGAACACCCAGCAGCTAACCTCGAAGACAAGAGCCCACGAGAAGACCGCCAGTCTCGAGTGTGAGCAAGATAAATTCTTTACAATAATTAATCCCTAATGTACGAGAAAAAATTGTGCTGCAAGTTGCTTGGAACCAATTGCGATATCCGCATAACAGGCATGCATCTGGActgacaatttttttaaaaaaaaaattaagaatgttTGCACAAAGAAGTAAGAGCTCGCACCAGCAAGAGGGtgagtttttatttattccaTCTTCTTTGGGTGAAATACAAGATGTAAtttattaccaaaaaaaaaatacaagataTAATTTACCAGGTACATATTATCGTCCACTCCACACACAAGATAGAGTAAGTCGAGCCAAAGCCCTCAAGATGTTTTACATGCGCAGGAACTCCATTCTTCCCGATCCTTGACTTCCCAACATAAAGTTTGCGACCGTCGATGATTTCAATCGATCTCAAAATAAGTGAATTATGTGTCACTGATTTTACCGTTCATTATAGATTTCAATCGTGTTTTAAgatttctgaatgttcctgtACATCTCGAGGGACCCCCATCCTGCTGTGGTTCAGAAGAGGCTATGCCACTCAAGTTTTATACATCCATGTCAATGTTAATGTCCACATATTCACTTTGACCATAGGACCGCATCGATTGACTGAAGTCATTTGTTTTTGTATGCTTCCCATTAAATGATCAAGTTGAGTGACTAGGAATATTATGtcttagtaaaaaaaaatttttaaaaaaaaaggaaaaatcatcaaacatATACTTCCAATCCGACATGCCTTGtgaagaagaatatatatatatatccggTGAAAAATTCAGAGCAGTCATTAAATTCTGAACACGGAAAAAATCGTCTCACGAAAACTCTTGAACTATCGTTTGCTGCTTCTCATCGAATTGTTTAATTTGAAAAGCATGTCAATCATGGCTGTTTTGATGGACGTCAAGAAACATAATACATAGGATTAGGAATCTTAAACGTACGGTCGCCAACATGTTCCCCTTGAAGGTCGCTCCATTGGTCACCAACGTTGCCCCGTATTCTGTATCCTCCTTCCACAATTTGCCTCCGGACATTAGACTTGTATGCGACCGCATTTTGCCCCTTGTGTTCCGGTGTCCTGATAGAAATGGCATTAGCAAATAGCAACTACTATCATAACAAAATGTACGTATTGGCAAGTGTAGTTTCATGGCCCGGTCGATTCCTTTACGATCATTTTGGTCCATTGCATAGATGAACTAACGAGTGAATTACGCGAGGGGGGAGAGAAGAAATTAGAGACCTCATGATGAGCTGTTGGTAGCCAGAGAACCCTTGGTCGTGCAGGTTAAGGATGGTGACTTGGCCAAGTCTCTCCTTGTCCCTGCCCGTGATAAGGATAACCTTGAACCCGCATCCAATCAGCTTCTTGTACAGCCTCAGCACTCCTGGAATGGCCGGGCACTCTCCCTTCCCTGCCCATGCCCTGAATCCTGCTCCTTCGAATGGATCGCACCtgaacaaaaggaaaaataataataataataataagaagaagaagaagaagaagaagaagaagtacaTATATCAAAATCTTATGCATTATCAAGAACATGTATGCCATAAACAAGCCACGCAAACCATGCCATATTATATTCCGGAAAGAAGTTCCGTCCCGGATGTTTCAACGAAGATCGATTGATATGGATCGCTCATCAATTCAACCCTCACAACCAGGGGatgtttttcatttcattgtatCGGCCATTTCAGCCTAGTATGTCTTCAAAAATGTGGGAAAAGATTGCGAAAACGGTCTCGAAAAGCAAGTACACATATAGTTATAATGTAGTTTCACCAATATCTATATGAAATATGGCGTGATCTATAACGCATATCCGATAATAATATAAAGTTGTAGCGTACGTGCTTAAACATGATAGGTTACGTTTTATGGTTGAAATAAGAACTAAGAGATAGGgacataatttttaaaattgtgatcCCATGTTTGGTAATGACAGGATATGAATTGAGATGGAGATTAGGTcgaatatgtatgtatatatataaacatattgaCGAGCTAATCCTAATCAGGAAGTGAATTTAGGCCTTTACTATAGGTCCTGATTTTGTctcaaatttacaaaatttgccaAAATATAAGAACGGAGAGTGGGGCAAAGGTGGCCTAAGCCCGCGACCACTGTTCCAATCAAGTTCGCCCCCAATCCCAGCCACCATCGCCTAGTCCCTGCCGGCAATCCCAACAGGAAGGTGGTGATCAAAATTGGGCAAGCACCATCGCTGGCCAGCACTTCGTTAtagacttttttttcttattaactTTCAAATTGGTTTTACCAATTTAGTTTTCGAATTAGTTTTAGACTTTTCaccaaattcaaaatatatatatatatatatattatttatacgACGTACGGGACATTTCTCCTTCATATCTTAATCCCAAACCTTGATAACCTTGATATACACTAAGCACTCGGTAATTAGGATATTTAATAACCATAAAATCTTTAATCTCATCCGATCCACCTCTGTATATAATTCTAGAGGAGTGACCAAACGCAGCCATAAGGGTGACCAAACGCAGACATAATCTATGGCTGCATTTGTTCGCCATCTGGCTAGGATTGTattgacatatatatgaaaaaaatattcaatggATGTTTCTTCTCACTTATCGTACCACCCAccagtaaaaataaattagtgaATTCTAACAAGTCagcatatataaattatttattcaatACATGCTAATTAGTAATACACGAGAAGGTCTATGGtataatcattaatttttaaagtgGTTGCACTATACATGCAAGTAAATCACTTAAATTtataacaaaataacttaattttaactaaattataattttttccaaGTAAGTTATACATATCTTGAGAAATTAGTTGAAGTACGTAAATTAAGtagtttattaataaattgttCGCCTTTTGAAGTAAATTACATGaattttgatgaatatttacatatattgTTAGTAAATTACATGAATTTTTGAGAGAAATTTATTTGCACTTTTAGTAAAATACATGTCATTACTTTTGATGATTACCAGGActacaaaattatatatatatatatagatatacgtAATATATGTGTAACATAGAAGCTGAAACTCACCCATATCTCTTTCCCTTGTAGTAAGTTACATTGGAGATGCAGGTGTCATCGACATCCAAAACCCAGGCATCCATGCCGTCTCCAGGCAGCACGATCCTGTCCACGTAGCTCAGTATCTCGTCCACAACCAGCTCAGTGTCCCGTTCGTACTGCCCTCCGGTCATGTACCTCTCGACATATTGCTGGCACCTAGCAGGAACCGTCCGCCACCCTCGAACATTGTTTGCCTCCACTGCCAACCTCCAACTCAGGCAATGCGAGTCATAGCCGTTGCCTTCACTGTCACCTACTTCCAGGGTCGACGAATTAGGAGGATTCCTTGCATAAGTAACCAGCTTTGGCGAAACGGCAAAGGAGATCGAGGACAGCAGTAGCCCCCGTATTTGATGCAGCATTTTCTTAAACATTGATCTCTAGATCGATCCTTGTAAGCTCCTCAGCCTACAACAGGGAG
The sequence above is drawn from the Punica granatum isolate Tunisia-2019 chromosome 5, ASM765513v2, whole genome shotgun sequence genome and encodes:
- the LOC116209451 gene encoding acid phosphatase 1-like yields the protein MFKKMLHQIRGLLLSSISFAVSPKLVTYARNPPNSSTLEVGDSEGNGYDSHCLSWRLAVEANNVRGWRTVPARCQQYVERYMTGGQYERDTELVVDEILSYVDRIVLPGDGMDAWVLDVDDTCISNVTYYKGKRYGCDPFEGAGFRAWAGKGECPAIPGVLRLYKKLIGCGFKVILITGRDKERLGQVTILNLHDQGFSGYQQLIMRTPEHKGQNAVAYKSNVRRQIVEGGYRIRGNVGDQWSDLQGEHVGDRTFKIPNPMYYVS